A DNA window from Malus domestica chromosome 12, GDT2T_hap1 contains the following coding sequences:
- the LOC103413751 gene encoding calcium-transporting ATPase 4, endoplasmic reticulum-type-like, protein MGKGGQDLGRRKEDGNPKLVDGGVFPAWAKEISECEKHFGVNRKFGLGSKDVEKRREKYGWNELEKNEGQSIWSLVLDQFNDTLVRILLAAAVVSFVLAWLDGKEGNKKEITAFVEPLVIFLILVVNAIVGVWQESDAEKALEALKEIQSEQATVIRDGSKVPKMAAKELVPGDIVELKVGDKVSADMRVVELISSTLRVEQGSLTGESEAVNKTNKPVSEDADIQGKKSMVFAGTTIVNGNCICLVAQTGMSTEIGKVHMQIHVASQSEEDTPLKKKLNEFGEMLTMVIGVICVLVWLINFKYFLTWEYVNGRPANFKFSFEKCTYYFQIAVALAVAAIPEGLPAVITTCLALGTRKMAQKNALVRKLPSVETLGCTTVICSDKTGTLTTNQMAVAKLVALGPIPTILRKFRVDGTTYNPLDGKIHDWPTGRMDANLQMIAKVAAVCNDAGITHAEQKYIANGMPTEAALKVLVEKMGLPEESKGAESTNERDFLGCCQKWNEFECRIATLEFDRDRKSMGVIVNSRSGKKSLLVKGAVENLLERSTKVQLLDGTVVPLDDSSRNYIVEALHEMSTIALRCLGFAYKDELGEFESYDGDEDHPAHRLLLDPSNYSSIERDLVFVGLVGLRDPPREEVFDAIEDCRAAGIRVIVITGDHQNTAEAICREIGVFGADEDIRSRSLTGRGFMGLHDQKAHLRQGGGLLFSRAEPTHKQEIVRLLKEDGEVVAMTGDGVNDAPALKLADIGIAMGISGTEVAKEASDMVLADDNFSTIVVAIGEGRSIYNNMKAFIRYMISSNIGEVASIFLTAALGIPEGLIPVHLLWVNLVTDGPPATALGFNPPDKDIMKKPPRRSDDSLISAWILFRYLVIGMYVGLATVGVFVIWYTHGSFLGIDLSGDGHSLVTYSQLANWGQCSSWTNFTASPFTAGNQVMSFDDPCDYFRAGKVKAMTLSLSVLVAIEMFNSVNALSEDGSLLSMPPWVNPWLLVAMCVSFGLHFVVLYVPFLAQVFGIVPLSLNEWLLVLAVAQPVILIDEVLKFVGRWASASQISRRRKPSKPKTE, encoded by the exons ATGGGGAAGGGAGGGCAGGATTTGGGTAGACGGAAGGAGGACGGAAACCCAAAGCTGGTGGACGGCGGTGTATTTCCGGCGTGGGCGAAGGAGATTTCGGAGTGCGAGAAGCACTTTggggttaacagaaaatttgGGTTGGGATCCAAGGACGTTGAGAAGCGGCGGGAGAAGTACGGCTGGAACGAGTTGGAGAAGAACGAGGGGCAGTCGATTTGGAGTCTGGTTCTGGACCAGTTCAATGATACGCTGGTTCGAATCCTGCTTGCGGCGGCGGTCGTTTCTTTCGTTCTGGCTTGGCTGGACGGGAAGGAAGGCAATAAGAAGGAGATCACGGCGTTTGTGGAGCCGCTGGTGATCTTCTTGATCTTGGTTGTGAACGCAATTGTTGGTGTTTGGCAGGAGAGCGATGCCGAGAAGGCGTTGGAGGCGCTGAAGGAGATTCAATCAGAGCAGGCGACTGTGATTCGGGATGGGAGCAAGGTTCCGAAAATGGCAGCCAAGGAGCTTGTTCCTGGTGACATTGTGGAACTTAAGGTTGGGGATAAAGTGTCCGCTGATATGCGTGTTGTGGAATTGATTAGCTCGACTTTGAGGGTCGAGCAGGGTTCATTGACTGGAGAGAGTGAGGCGGTGAATAAGACTAACAAGCCGGTGTCTGAGGACGCGGACATTCAGGGGAAGAAAAGTATGGTTTTCGCAGGGACAACTATTGTGAATGGAAATTGCATATGCTTGGTTGCACAGACAGGAATGTCCACTGAAATCGGGAAGGTTCATATGCAAATCCATGTTGCCTCGCAGAGCGAAGAAGATACCCCACTTAAGAAGAAGCTCAATGAGTTTGGAGAGATGCTCACGATGGTAATTGGAGTTATTTGTGTATTAGTGTGGCTCATCAATTTTAAGTACTTCCTTACTTGGGAATATGTCAATGGACGGCCAGCGAATTTCAAGTTTTCGTTTGAGAAGTGCACATATTACTTTCAGATCGCAGTAGCGTTGGCTGTGGCTGCTATTCCTGAAGGTCTGCCTGCAGTCATTACGACATGCTTGGCGCTTGGTACCCGCAAAATGGCTCAGAAGAATGCTTTGGTCCGAAAGCTGCCTAGTGTTGAAACTCTGGGTTGTACAACTGTGATTTGCTCAGATAAAACAGGGACATTGACTACAAACCAGATGGCAGTGgcaaaacttgtagctttgggTCCTATACCTACTATACTACGGAAGTTTAGGGTGGATGGAACTACATACAATCCACTTGATGGTAAAATTCACGACTGGCCAACTGGTCGTATGGATGCTAATCTTCAAATGATCGCAAAGGTAGCTGCTGTCTGCAATGATGCTGGCATTACACATGCAGAACAGAAGTATATTGCCAATGGAATGCCTACTGAGGCAGCTCTAAAG GTTCTAGTTGAGAAGATGGGCCTTCCCGAAGAGTCCAAGGGTGCGGAATCAACAAATGAAAGGGATTTTCTTG GTTGTTGCCAGAAGTGGAATGAATTTGAATGCCGAATTGCAACCCTTGAGTTTGATCGTGATAGGAAATCCATGGGTGTAATTGTCAATTCCCGTTCAGGGAAGAAGTCATTGCTAGTGAAG GGCGCTGTAGAGAATTTGCTGGAGAGAAGCACTAAGGTTCAATTGCTTGATGGCACTGTTGTACCACTGGATGATAGTTCAAGGAACTatattgtggaagctcttcatgAGATGTCAACTATTGCATTACGCTGCTTGGGTTTTGCATACAAAGATGAGCTTGGTGAGTTTGAATCCTACGATGGTGATGAAGATCATCCAGCTCATAGGCTTTTACTTGATCCATCCAATTATTCATCAATTGAGCGCGACCTTGTTTTTGTCGGCCTTGTTGGACTGAGG GATCCCCCAAGAGAGGAGGTTTTTGATGCAATTGAAGACTGTCGAGCAGCTGGAATCCGTGTTATTGTAATCACCGGAGATCACCAGAACACAGCAGAAGCAATATGCCGTGAAATTGGCGTGTTTGGTGCTGATGAAGACATACGTTCAAGAAGCCTTACAGGAAGAGGGTTTATGGGTCTACATGATCAGAAAGCTCATCTTAGACAAGGTGGTGGCCTTCTGTTTTCAAGGGCCGAACCAACGCACAAACAAGAGATTGTGAGGTTACTCAAAGAGGATGGTGAAGTGGTTGCTATGACTGGTGATGGAGTGAATGATGCACCTGCTTTGAAACTTGCTGATATCGGGATTGCAATGGGCATTTCTGGAACTGAG GTTGCAAAGGAAGCTTCTGACATGGTTTTGGCTGATGATAATTTTAGCACAATTGTTGTAGCTATTGGTGAAGGCAGATCTATCTACAATAACATGAAAGCCTTTATCAG GTACATGATCTCATCCAACATTGGTGAGGTTGCCTCCATATTCTTAACAGCAGCATTAGGCATTCCTGAAGGCCTCATACCTGTTCACCTCTTGTGGGTGAATCTTGTTACCGATGGACCACCTGCAACAGCACTAGGATTTAATCCTCCAGACAAGGACATAATGAAGAAACCCCCACGCAGAAGCGACGATTCACTTATCAGCGCTTGGATATTATTCCGCTATCTG GTTATTGGTATGTATGTTGGACTGGCAACTGTAGGCGTATTCGTCATTTGGTATACACATGGTTCCTTCCTAGGTATTGACCTCAGTGGGGACGGCCACTCCCTTGTGACGTACTCCCAACTTGCCAACTGGGGACAATGCTCATCTTGGACAAATTTCACCGCGTCACCCTTCACAGCCGGAAATCAGGTCATGTCTTTTGATGACCCCTGTGATTATTTCCGTGCAGGCAAAGTGAAAGCTATGACACTCTCCCTCTCCGTGTTGGTTGCCATCGAAATGTTCAACTCTGTCAATGCCCTTTCCGAGGACGGAAGCCTGCTGAGCATGCCCCCATGGGTCAACCCCTGGCTCCTTGTGGCCATGTGCGTCTCATTTGGCCTGCACTTCGTGGTCCTGTATGTGCCATTCTTGGCTCAAGTATTTGGCATTGTACCCCTGAGCTTAAACGAATGGCTGCTGGTTTTGGCCGTTGCACAACCCGTGATTCTCATTGATGAGGTCCTCAAGTTTGTCGGAAGATGGGCAAGCGCTTCTCAAATATCCAGGAGGAGAAAACCATCCAAGCCCAAGACAGAGTGA